The following coding sequences lie in one Metallumcola ferriviriculae genomic window:
- a CDS encoding DUF401 family protein, giving the protein MFGVVGVLLAFIIAVLVLNRWHDFGLAMLAGSLIVVLTGGFSLHAGLQVLWSSLADRNTLELTLTVVLINALGYILKQAGILEKLVKVMLVVLRDLRLLVVSLPVIIGLLPVPGGAVMSAPLVAETGNKAGLSPEKQAAANILYRHLVYFVFPLYPTLILAESLSGISIAAFARQQALPMAAGLAVSLVVILRGAAGSVPGQEQREPWGKAFLKLLHYALPIYLVIILAVVKVPFIISVGVGILVALFVDVNTAADAWKRLRYNFLPGLDWKLALAVLGIMVFRGFVEASGSMNTIADYLGSLGVPVLLLAIVVPMLTGMATGSSLAGVGILLPLFMPLIPPGTDKIAFLSLVFISTMVGYIASPVHMCLVLTKEACQSRFGGIYPYLLPPLGAILLVSLLEVLI; this is encoded by the coding sequence ATGTTCGGAGTTGTAGGCGTATTATTAGCATTCATAATAGCGGTGTTGGTATTGAACCGTTGGCATGATTTTGGCCTGGCCATGTTGGCCGGGTCATTAATTGTGGTGCTGACGGGGGGCTTTTCTCTGCATGCCGGATTGCAGGTATTGTGGAGCAGTTTGGCAGATCGAAATACCTTGGAGCTGACACTAACTGTGGTCTTAATCAATGCTTTGGGTTATATTCTCAAGCAGGCTGGGATATTGGAGAAACTGGTAAAGGTGATGTTGGTAGTGCTGCGCGACCTGCGTCTTTTGGTAGTGTCACTCCCGGTGATTATTGGTCTTTTACCGGTGCCTGGCGGGGCAGTGATGTCTGCGCCGTTGGTGGCGGAAACGGGTAATAAAGCCGGTCTGTCACCGGAAAAACAAGCAGCGGCCAATATCCTTTATAGGCATTTGGTTTATTTCGTTTTCCCCCTGTATCCCACTCTTATTCTGGCTGAAAGTCTAAGCGGTATCAGCATAGCCGCTTTTGCCCGCCAGCAGGCCCTACCTATGGCAGCGGGGCTGGCAGTAAGTCTGGTGGTAATACTGCGGGGTGCCGCCGGCAGTGTTCCGGGGCAAGAACAGAGGGAACCATGGGGTAAAGCATTTCTAAAGCTATTACATTATGCGCTGCCCATTTACCTGGTCATTATTCTGGCGGTTGTTAAAGTTCCTTTTATCATTTCCGTAGGTGTTGGTATATTGGTAGCCTTATTTGTGGACGTTAATACCGCAGCAGATGCGTGGAAGCGTTTAAGATATAATTTCTTACCTGGCTTAGATTGGAAATTAGCTTTGGCAGTGCTGGGTATCATGGTGTTCCGCGGGTTTGTTGAGGCATCGGGGTCCATGAACACTATTGCCGATTATCTGGGCAGCTTGGGTGTACCCGTACTGCTGTTGGCAATTGTTGTGCCCATGCTCACCGGTATGGCTACCGGGTCTTCATTGGCAGGAGTAGGTATTCTTTTGCCCTTATTTATGCCGTTGATACCGCCGGGCACTGATAAAATAGCATTCTTGTCGCTGGTATTCATCAGTACAATGGTAGGCTATATCGCTTCGCCTGTACACATGTGTTTGGTACTTACTAAAGAAGCATGCCAGTCACGCTTCGGTGGTATCTATCCCTATTTACTTCCGCCGCTTGGCGCGATATTACTGGTGTCATTATTAGAAGTATTGATTTAA
- the cimA gene encoding citramalate synthase has protein sequence MAKVYVFDTTLRDGAQGEGISLTVQDKLKIAQKLEYLGVDYIEGGWPGSNPKDLEFFRRARELSPCHAKLTAFTSTRRPNTAVAADTNIQAVMESGVKTVALFGKSWDLHVLKALGTTLEENLAMIGETVAYFKENGLEVIYDAEHFFDAYKANWEYAMETIRAAAAGGADWLALCDTNGGSMPDEIAAAVSCVKETVEIPLGIHAHNDGEMAVANTLAAVKSGAVMVQGTINGLGERCGNANICSVVANLETKMGKHCLPTGHLERLTESSRYISEIANTTVPHNQAFVGKSSFAHKGGIHVSAVLKDSKTYEHIEPERVGNQRRVLVSELSGASNLLFKSEELKIDNLAEKEVSRDLIRHIKEMEYQGYQFEGAEASLELQIKKATNQYRELFQLESFKIMMEKRTNEDILSEAVIKLKVEDQVVHTAAEGNGPVNALDNALRKALEEFYPVIKEMHLTDYKVRVLDEKDGTGAKVRVLIESRDAHNSWSTVGVSQNIIEASWQALLDSMDYALLKQQKETAKSASAATHA, from the coding sequence ATGGCTAAAGTATATGTATTTGATACCACATTGAGGGATGGAGCGCAGGGCGAGGGCATTAGCCTTACGGTCCAGGATAAACTGAAAATTGCCCAGAAGCTTGAATACCTTGGCGTAGATTATATTGAAGGGGGCTGGCCAGGTTCTAATCCAAAGGATTTGGAGTTTTTCCGCCGTGCTCGGGAATTAAGCCCTTGTCATGCAAAACTGACCGCCTTTACCAGTACCCGCCGCCCCAATACGGCAGTAGCTGCTGACACAAATATCCAGGCAGTTATGGAGAGCGGTGTCAAAACGGTTGCCCTCTTTGGCAAGAGTTGGGACCTTCATGTACTGAAAGCACTGGGAACCACTCTGGAAGAGAACCTTGCCATGATTGGAGAGACCGTGGCTTACTTTAAGGAAAACGGTCTTGAGGTCATCTATGATGCAGAGCATTTTTTCGATGCCTACAAGGCTAACTGGGAATATGCCATGGAGACAATTAGGGCAGCGGCGGCAGGCGGCGCAGACTGGCTTGCTTTATGCGACACTAATGGCGGGTCCATGCCTGATGAGATTGCTGCTGCAGTCAGCTGTGTCAAAGAGACAGTGGAGATCCCTCTGGGTATTCATGCTCATAATGATGGGGAAATGGCAGTGGCCAACACCTTGGCAGCGGTGAAATCCGGAGCTGTAATGGTGCAAGGTACCATCAACGGGTTGGGTGAACGCTGCGGTAACGCCAATATTTGTTCGGTGGTAGCCAATCTGGAGACTAAGATGGGCAAACACTGCCTGCCCACCGGCCATCTGGAGCGGCTCACGGAATCTTCGCGCTATATAAGTGAAATAGCAAACACCACAGTACCACATAACCAGGCATTTGTTGGTAAAAGTTCCTTTGCTCATAAGGGCGGTATACATGTCAGTGCTGTATTAAAGGATAGCAAGACTTATGAGCACATTGAACCCGAACGAGTGGGCAATCAACGCCGGGTATTGGTATCTGAGTTAAGTGGAGCTAGTAACTTACTGTTTAAATCTGAAGAATTAAAGATAGATAATCTGGCAGAAAAGGAAGTTTCGCGGGACCTGATTAGGCATATTAAGGAGATGGAGTACCAGGGTTATCAATTTGAAGGTGCGGAAGCATCATTGGAACTTCAGATTAAAAAAGCCACAAACCAATACCGTGAACTTTTTCAGTTGGAATCATTTAAAATAATGATGGAAAAACGGACCAATGAAGATATTTTATCAGAAGCAGTGATTAAACTAAAGGTAGAGGACCAGGTGGTGCATACTGCAGCGGAAGGCAACGGTCCGGTAAATGCCTTGGATAATGCCTTAAGAAAGGCATTGGAAGAATTTTATCCGGTAATTAAGGAGATGCATCTTACTGACTATAAAGTGCGGGTGTTAGACGAAAAAGACGGTACCGGTGCCAAGGTAAGGGTATTAATCGAGTCGCGCGATGCCCATAATTCATGGAGCACCGTAGGCGTATCCCAAAATATTATTGAGGCCAGCTGGCAGGCGCTGTTGGACAGCATGGACTATGCATTGTTGAAACAACAGAAAGAAACAGCGAAGTCCGCTTCGGCAGCCACCCACGCTTAA